Genomic window (Capsicum annuum cultivar UCD-10X-F1 chromosome 10, UCD10Xv1.1, whole genome shotgun sequence):
AGCTGATAGGaaaaaaaaatgcccaattggaaAAAAATTCGGGGggttaggggtctgataggaacaGGCCATAATTTAAGGGTCTAAGggaattttggcaacaagtttgagtgtctttCGATGACTTGGgttaattataaaacatgaatagtaaaacatattaactacttgatagtaattttttaagaagccaaattatttcataagataattatgtatgacttactcatataaataacaaaattcgatgcattttgaagtttagatctttaatcatatgactCAAATTTGatacattaagtataaaataagagattaaaattgatacataagacttgacacATGTTGTgtaaaatagagaataattgttaaaaaaaataaagggttatctagtcattgcatattacatcacGCGTCGGTTGTAATTAATAGCCCAAAATTGCAATGTATTCCCCTACTAAGCTGACATAaacatcattttcttttatttctccttctttttaatttgtcaacttgttctttgaagataaaataaattaatattttaaatttaaattttaactgttttgaaaactataaaaaaaaactattaattaGCATCTGttatattaatttaagttatttgattttgagaacacgataaaacatacttCAGTAAGTGTTTTATCGAACTTTGCCTTTGTATATGTTTCTTCCATTGAAATGTAGGAGTCatttgttagagtgtataaaaataattttgaataaaatgtattagtaatgtttgcattaataatgtttgtattagtaatgttgatattatttaagctaacattatttcttatacactattTGATGTGTTGTATTAGAACTTgtcttttcaattttgatatatttaaataaaagattttttttaaaaaattgcatatacattctaagattcatccGGGATCTAGCACGAATTCAATATATGCTATTTTTGCCTCAATTTaggtgacacaaatagaatttagaaaatcaatcatacttttaatatgtatttagataatttaagttgttaattattgtaatttataatattttttatttaattttcaaataatatacattaattttcttgtccaaacttttgtggcattgatagtcaattatattttaaaaataatttaaacttttaattattgtgatttataatacttttcttctattcaaatttaagtgacactgatataatttcgagagtcaatcaaatatttatatttaaaaaaaaaaattaagttgctACTTATTATGATTTAtcgtatttttttttacatattttttttaaaacatatagttaactattgtaatttataatactttttatgaataatatatgttactctccttgtccagagtttggTGTCgttgatagccaattatatttttaaaataatttaaatttttagttattgtaCTTTATAATATTTCTTCCATTTAAATTCAAGGGGCACAATGCTTATatggccataataattaattaggggtgatataattaAATCACGATTGAGCAGCGAAGCATAAATGTATTAAATGACTTACAACGACTAATTAGAAACGACatagcaaaattattataaaaatacccgtgaaaaaaaaattaagtggatctcatataagatgtcaagttaatttaaaacatcaagaattagtttgtcatttttgtatctatttacttttttattaaatattattaatttttgagtatttatatgacttataataattaattaggggtaaacAGATATgccataaatgtttattttacctttttaattaaatactactccctcagtttaaaaaagaatgacatattttgatttgacacaaaggttaaaagaataaaaaagacttttgaatcgtgtgaccttaaattaaagttgagtGAAACGTACCAAAATGCCCGTTAATCAAGTGGTCTTAAATATGTtatatgaaaagttgaaattaaagtattttcaaaaaaggaaatgagtcatttttttaaacagactaaaaaggaaagtaagtcattctttttaaaaaggAGGAAgcactaattttttaatatataaatgacttataaaaattaattagggtgatataataaaactacggATTAGATATTATTAaatctttaatatataaataatttataataattaattagaggttatacagtaaaattacgattgaagcaaaaatgtcataaatgtctattttatttttaattaaatattattaatttttaaatatataaataaattataataataataataataataattaatcaaggGTGATACAGGAATGTTGgtgaatttttaaaaatcgaagaaacactaattgttagatttattttgttaaaatgatAATTCAGTAGGTTTCAGATAAATcgagaaaatatcaaattaattaaataagttatatgagtaaaatacattttatatattaagttttttaaaaataaaatttaaaacttttagtTCGAGTTTGAGGTGATTAAAATAACTACAATCCAACAAGTAATTAATGttcaaagttttaattaaaaaattcacTAACTCGTAGGGATAGTATGCTTAATCCAATACAGATAATATgatttacatatataaaaataactaattattattattatttagtaacaAATTATGTTTAAccttatataaataaaatcttgttaggtactttttttttaatttctttttattggtatatattgacttgacacaaatctaaaaaaagtatttattaaaaatttattctaTTAAATTAGCTTTGttaattatacattaaaaattcaaattaggCAAACTTGTATTTCATGTAACaaataaggaagaaaacaaattatatgtttgatatgaaatgtaaataaagaataaaatgtattaaattatatttatcatattaattattaaaaatgaaaaatagatgaCAAATAGAGGGCCCACATGTGGAAATGAATGCAAGGCTAGTGATgacatttatgtaaattttttaaatgacattatctataattaattaaaaaaaaaatgtgggCTTTGTTTTAAGACTTTTGATAGGTCCATCAAGAGaagttcaaaaaattttcaatatgAGCTaacaattttcttttaaagaccTTAATGTCCTTAACTttgaatttaatatcaaatatatgCCATGTTAAAATCACTCTtttaatatatagaaaagaaaagaaaataaaagaacttTTTGTCATACTGTCTTTAAAATTTTGTTATGTTTATTcatatttgttatttcttttttcaaactactttgatatatttttttttgtgacaaATGTCTATTGAAAACAGTTCTACCACCAAAGATTGTATAACACACTCTTCTTGGACTTCGCTTATCTAATTGCATTGATTATGTTAATGTTGATACTTGATAGTAATAAAACTACACATTTATTTTCAttcgaaaaaaataattttttacggCGTCTGCTTagtttttacttgtcattttaaACTTTGCACTCTCCTAAAAAAACTAAGGTTAATATggatatttgaattataatactcatattatttgatatatagtataataatttgaaaaatcagTAATTAAtatttgtagtttcttgttcttgcTTTGATTATGTCTGTTGTTTCGGGTAAGATCGATCGTCATATTGTTTTATGGTAGCTTTGTTGTTGTTACTATCtactattcttcttttttctacttCTATTAtgtctttttctaaaaaaaaataaaatattttgagttgGGCATCTATCAGTAATTGCCTCTCTACCTCATCTCTGAGGTAGAGGTATGAAATGCATACATTCTATCCTCTCAAACTTCgctttataaaaatatattagggtatgttattgttaaaagagataatgaaaaataaaaatccatttttagaataatgaacaagtaaaaataaatagaaggagTTGTTCGATATATTTTCGTTGGATGTGTagaaagctaattatatatcttgacAGATTCAAATTGAGATTTCAATAATTGCACATTATGTCAAAATTTTTGTAATCAAGCTTCAAAGTGTAGAGGTTTATGTTGTTTTTCCTAAAAGTAAACAGAGGGAGTCTATCGATACCGTGTTGACCCGATTGTCCAAACGGGTCATGAAAACATTTGGACCCAACCCGACCCGATTCATTTCTAGAATAAGAAAACCCGCAAGCATTTACACAAAATCCCTCTTCATTTTCattcggaaaaaaaaaaaaaactctcaaaaTTCACCATATACCTACCAGAGTTATCGCCGCTGGAGCTTCGCCGGAATTAAATGGAAGTGTCATCggagaagaaagaattggataACAAGAACACTAACAGCAACACTCAAACCCTAAACATCGATCCTTCGATACCCGCCGAAGATCGTGAACGCATCGCCGCTGATCTTAAAGCCGGCTTGCATCCTCTCAAGGTTTTATTTTTTTACGTCTACTTGCTTAATTTTGTCCTAGTtctgtaaaatattttaatttgtagtttatttttaggtttattGTATGTATGTTTTAGGTTTTTTGATACAATTTGCAgatatttcatgaaaatattttctaaaacaaCAAAATACTTAGCGTAGTCCCACAAAGTAGGGTccggggagggtagagtgtacgaaGACTTGATCTCTACCTCCAGTGGCGGCTCTactatatacattaaaaatatttttaactatgtaaaaatagtatccatgtaaaaatagtataaaaatagcataattttCCGTAAGGGGATTCGGTTGAAAGTTGGCTTTGCCCCTGTCTACCTCTTCCTTAGAGGTAGAGCggctgtttccgataaacccccgaTTCAAGATAAAAACACTTTAGAAAatggaaataaaagaaataaagcaCTTTAGAGTTGGAAtgattgactttggtcaacatctGCATTGTATGAGAATTCTGTCAGTTCCATAAGCTCCGGAACGACAAATTTGACTTAGTAGTAAACAAAAGATAGTAGCAGAACCATACTACAATGAAATAATATTATAACCAACCTATACGaaacaataatagaaatagaaaaacaagAAACAAGAGTAATACTAAGGCTGCTAGAATGGACAACAAATCAATACACTCCTGCCTACCAATATGTACACGCTCCTATGTACTATCCTTCTATCCTAACCCGTGTCCTCCACATCGGCACCTTTCTATCTAAGGCCATGTCCTTGGTGAGCTGCAATTGCGTCATGTCCTACGAAATCACCTCTCCTCAATACTTTTCAGTCTATTCCTATCACTCCTGAATCCATCCATAACCAACTTCTTCCTGAAAATGTTCTCTATTTTTAGGTTTATCAAATTCAAATGTACAAGTTTTTGTTCGTCTGTTATGTTAGGTTGTTTGATGCTATTTGCTgctatttcctgaagatcttgtctattttattgtatttagTTTTTTGGATTTATCAAGTTTGAGTTTATATGCTTTTGTCATATTCAATTTGTTAGGTGTTTGATGGAATTTTTTTAGGAGGGCGTGGAGGTCAAGGATTTAGGTAGAAGGCTAGTAGTAAATAGTTTTGTGTATGGTCTCTTCGGCTAGTAGTATAAGTATTATTTTGCTACTCCCTCCGTCCACCTCCCTTGCCCATGTTTCTGTTGCACActccttaagaaataataaatagaagtgtaattttaatatatcacccctattaattataagtcatctaaatgtGGGGAAATGAATAGCATTTAATAAGAagggtaaaatagacacaaaCTGGTAATTATCTCTTGGTCTTGCAAGCTGGACAAGTAAAGTTGGACAACTAATTGTGGTGGTACttaacaagtaaaaatgaacagAAGGAGGAGTTCAGTACTTCTCTCTCTTGGTTATTGTTGTCTATTATACCTCTATTTTCATGCTAGTCTTCATAAATgttgcattttttctttctttgagcCAATGGTTGTTTGGAAATAACCTCTCGACCTGACAAGGTAGGTGTAAGGTCTGTGTGTAGTGTGcactaccctccccagatcccacttatGGGACTGTACtaggttggttgttgttgtttgatgGAATTTGCGACTATTTCTCAAAAatgttttcattttattttatctaaattttAGGTTGATCAAGTTCAaatttgtatggtttggtttatACTCATTGCTTTGTTAGGTTGTTGATGTGATGGGGCTGAACTCTATTATGTGTCACTGCTTTGTTGAAAGTTCTACTTTTTAAATAACATTAAGTTGGTACTTTGCTGGAATAGTCGCGGTGCATGCAAGTTGGCCCAGACACCATTGTCATAAACgatatattttcttaagttaaatagACTGGTCAACTGACGGTAAGAGTTATACGTACCCATTACATTCatgcaagaaaataaatttatccAGAGACTTGTTGGACTAGAGAGATAACTATTCAAGAAAATACACAATGAAGAAACTACTTGTAAGGCACTTCCTACTTGAGAAAGGAAAAATGTAATGGTATAGGCATATGCTCAAATGAGTCAATAACCTTGGGTGATAAGGATGGTATATAGTGTTTTTGGGTGAATTCGGCATCAATATCTTACCTTTATATACAATATACTCAAAGATTTGGTAAATACAATAGCTTCAGGAATTGGAACTGGGAAAATGAGTATGAAGTAGCAAACTTTGAGCATCATTTGTCCCATACAAGTGATGCTTATGTTTCCTCAAAGTCCATAGTAGATCCTGCTAATCTTGTAGGATCCTGTGATTCTATATGCTTGCATTTGTTACTAGTAGCTACTATTTTTAAGCAATCAATACCCACATCGGTGGTCAATTGGTGACGTGCCTCCAAATTTCTGCATTTCTTCTTTGGAAATGGCAAAAACAAATAGGTTCAACACTCTAAGTACGAGTCGGGCCAGGAAGATTTTAGAACTACAGAAATGTTTAGGAGCATTAGCACATGATGACTAGGATATGCTTGCGGCGTATTACCATGTTCTGTTTTGCCACTCtttgtaaaaaataaacataCCAAGTACATAACTTCGTAGTTCCATATGCACATTATTATTTTCTAGCCATGTTTACTTTTCATCTTTtgctttcttttccttcttttatgaACTGTGCTTCTGGTACTCACTTAAGCTTCATTGTCATGATCAGAATAAGTTTGTTTTCTGGTACACTCGCCGGACACCTGGGGTTCGAACACAAACATCGTACGAGGATAATATAAAGAAAATTGTTGATTTTAGTACTGTAAGTCAATTATTTCTGTCCTTTTTGTTGATTGTGAATTTGACTGCCTTATTAATGTATTATCTGTTCATCATCCATAGGTTGAAGGTTTTTGGGTTTGCTACTGCCACTTGGCTCGTCCATCAACATTGCCCAGCCCAACTGATTTGCATCTTTTCAAGGAGGGTATTCGTCCATTATGGGAGGTTAGTTTTGGTGCTCATGCTAACTATTGCTTTGTCGCGTCCTCAATTTCGTTAAAGTCCTTAACTATGTATTCTCTTACCCTAGTAATTTCCTGATTATATTTGTCTGTGAAGGATGCTGCTAATTGCAATGGTGGAAAGTGGATAATTCGTTTTAAAAAGCCTGTCTCAGGACGTTTTTGGGAGGACCTGGTAAGCAAGCTGCCTTCTGTCAAATTAACTGGACTTTTATGGCTATAGAACCATTCAGTgcagaaataaatttttaactCAATCTATTGGTAGCCATGACGAAATTAAAATCATAAGCTTCAGACAGTGTAAAACATGATTACCTAAACAGATAGGAAATTTCTAATTCCATTGTATGCAACGAATGCTGAGATGCCCCTTAGTAAACAAGCTCACATAGGTTTCCTCTGCCATAACTAAGCAAGCACTAGAAGCTGATAAAAGAGGATAGTCTAGTGAAGAGGATGCTCTATCTCAAACCACGAGGGGGGCTCACCAAGGGGGAAGTTGGAAAAGATGCAGCTTATTTATGTGGGGGTTTAAGGAGCAGGGTCTACcatataaaagaaaagagtagaAGGAAGAGCACTAGAAGCTGAAGTGATTTCTCTGACTAGACTTCAATATCAGTATCCGCTAATCTGCTGTCCTAAAGGTGTGTCGTTGTGTTGATGTTCCTCCTCAATTTCTGTCAGTTATCACACAGCTGGATTTTGATACTGCCTTAGCTTCTCAGTATCTAACCAAAAAGTTGAGTCAGTTTGAAGTATTCTCATCAGGGAGTGTTGTATGCATTTGCTTATTGTGAATTTGCTCAAGCAGATGTTGGAAGGTAGGATTGAAGTTATTATTTCCAGATATATAATGATTGAAACAAACTTAATCAATCAACTCCTCAATCCTCATCATTTGGAGTAAGCATTGATTTGGTAAATTTCACTAGCCAAGTTGAGCATTAATTTGGTGAACTCGTTTAAAATGATTTGTTAGGCTACCCTCATGATCATGTTTGTTTCTGAAACTTTGCCAAAGTTGTTGTTATTATCCTCTCCGACTTTCtgtatcattattttcattttggAGAATAAGAGAATGATATGTTAAAGCACACATTCATCACCACAGCACAACTAAATGTTGTAATAAAATTTACCCTTCATCCTCAAAAAAAGGTAACATTGCTGATTTGGCATCATCCAAATAAAGGTGATGTGACTTCAGATGCAAATTTTGGCAATTGTAGTTAATTTTTTACATTTGTCCAAgacttggtggacagagttaatTGGAATCTGTGCTGGTAGGAGGTAATACGTAACCCGTGGGATTAGTCGAGGTGCACCCTATCTAGTCGGAAAGATAGAAATACACTTTTGGAAGGTGGGGTGCACCAGGCCAAGACTAAGTGCAATGCCTAGGCGACACTTGAATGTCCGAGTTAACCACTTTGGTGAGCCTTCCCCTAAGAAAATGGAGTTATTATCATGTGGACATTCGGTCCACATATCTGTGATGGCCTCCTGCTGCTGTATATCATGCTCATAACATCACGGTCTCTGGTTGTTTGCTAACATTTGAGTTTCTTTGAACTTATGAAATTGTGATGGATTTCTTGTCTAGGTTCTGGCTTTGATTGGTGATCAACTCGATTATGGTGACAACATATGTGGTGCCGTTTTGAGCATTCGTTTCAATGAAGACATATTGAGTGTGTGGAATCGTAATGCGTCAGATCAGCAGGTATGCTAATTCTATCCCTTAATCCACATCCACTTGTTCCATATTAAGTTAAACAAGTACAACAGGCTCACATCTTCTTGGTCTTACTAGGCTGTGATGGCATTGAGAGATTCAATCAAGCGACACTTGAAGCTTCCTAGTGGCTATGTCATGGAATACAAAGCCCATGATGCTTCCTTGCGCGATAACTCATCTTACCGCAATACTTGGATAAGATCATAAGAACTGTAGTTGCTAAACTCTCATTTCACTGTTACAACTTTCAGAAGAGAGACTGCACAGTTCGGTTTGTAGTTGGTCAAATGATTTTCATGGCAAAAATAGTTTACCATGACCATGTAAGAGCTAACAATCGCGGTGAAATCTACACACTGATCTCTTCAATATCTGTAGTTCCTCTAAAGTGTATGCACTTTACTCTATTGACATATGGGTTATTCCCAGTATGTTACTTTTAACTTTATGCACTTCAAGTATCAGTGATCTCTTGCCAACTTCTAGTGATAATTCTAGATACTGTTGCTGTTTAAGGCAGTGTTTAGCAGATATCTAAAATTATATCATATGccatttatgatttgaattgaagaaaacCCTACCATTTATTATATCATATGTTATTTCTTATTGATCAGTTTGTGTCAAAGGACGAAAAGATTATACAACTAAGTAGTACTGATAATGGATTATAGAATCATATCTCCTCAGGAAACGTTTAGGACTCATTtggttatgaaaaatatttacatttgtaatttgtttactttatttggaaatccaacttgaaattGTATTTTCTAACTCgcttttcatttttatgtttgtatttaaGTTTACTCAAAGTGTGAACATCACTCAAATTTTAAATCCAACTTGAAATTGTAATTACTGACTCGCTTTTCATTATTATGTTGTATTTAAGCTTACTCAAGCGTGAACATCACGCCGAATATTCCTTGCAAAACATATAACCAACACAAATTCCTTAAATTCCCAATGTAACAAACTTGAAACTTATTACCAAACGCCTACTTAACTTTTGTGGAAAGAGTTATAAATCATTTTGTCTCGAGccgggtctatcggaaacaatctctctacttttccggaggtaatggtatggactgcgtacattttaccctccccaaaccccactaggtgggaatatactggatttTGCTGTTGTTGTTTGTAGTTGTACTAATAAAAGTTTAAACTTTCTTGTCATAAAAAATACTCCTCCATTTTGAAATAAATGACctgtttttatttttagtttatttaacaaaagaaaaagaattgactTTATTCTCTGTTGTCAATTCTACAATTTCAACTTTCCATGTGACATttttatgaccacaagattaaagggcattgtGGGTAcatttaacataattttaatttaatacctcaaaatcaaaaacattatttaattttttaaacttcgTATTAAATCAAAacaggtcattcttttttaaacggaagaATTACTTGATATAACCAAATGTCCATTAAAAGGTGGTATGCCCTTAAAGAATccaatatatattaaatttcacaaagGAATGTCAACACATCAGAGTGGCGCAGCGGAAGCGTGGTGGGCCCATAACCCACAGGTCCCAGGATCGAAACCTGGCTCTGATATATAATTTCTGAATATTGTGAGCAGCTTCCTTTCATCcctcttttatgtttttttttcttcttttggttggccaacataattaaaatttagatatttaataactatatgaaaaccttaataaaataaaatatgaaaacaagagAATAGTATCATAAGATCCTGAATGAAAATGTAACAATATTAGTATATTACCAAGAATTTGAAAGTAGATGATCCCAAAGAGACTCATCATAAGGATCAT
Coding sequences:
- the LOC107848148 gene encoding eukaryotic translation initiation factor NCBP, producing the protein MEVSSEKKELDNKNTNSNTQTLNIDPSIPAEDRERIAADLKAGLHPLKNKFVFWYTRRTPGVRTQTSYEDNIKKIVDFSTVEGFWVCYCHLARPSTLPSPTDLHLFKEGIRPLWEDAANCNGGKWIIRFKKPVSGRFWEDLVLALIGDQLDYGDNICGAVLSIRFNEDILSVWNRNASDQQAVMALRDSIKRHLKLPSGYVMEYKAHDASLRDNSSYRNTWIRS